In one Curtobacterium citreum genomic region, the following are encoded:
- a CDS encoding bifunctional proline dehydrogenase/L-glutamate gamma-semialdehyde dehydrogenase: MPSARLQDCTDDAVALVRRWTAASAGRKPDAGAARLAQVLRDEQGLAFTRGFLDRVVRPEDPRVAARVLEQVSQDVPEDLAWYLRGAVTLGGGFATMAPWAVVPTARRILRRVAGHLVVDATPAKLGSALAKVCGAGTLVEVDLLGDAVLGSAESDRRLQATVELLERPDVDRVAVSLRSVVPQLAPWAPDRTVERAVDRLVPLFRAAAAPMALGRPAGAVTLQAGLHADQALTIAVFRALLDRDEFTGLQAGITLQAALPDTAAALDDLTTWAQERRARGGAPVTVRLVKGAELPTERVESVLRGWPLATWGSKRETDTAYLRLLDAALTPERIDAVRVEVGSHNLFDLATAWVLAGRRGVADGVRVAMLLGMGTGTTDAVRQDVGPIVLGVPVVQPDHFDAAIGYLARRLQENAGPEHFVAAIGAGPVDPDALERQTARHREALDALDEPVPATHRTQDRRQPLGSPTIRTAFENAADTDPSTPGNRAWAADVLSRVPSSRLGVQTLRGARTADRSKLERIVARTAQAGVNWGRQDPGDRAELLDLIGHELASRRADLVEVLVAETGKTLTEADTEVTRAVDLAHHAADRARHLAGLDGDGARFVPPRLTVVVPSWTAPVAIAAAGITAALAAGSGVVLKPSPRAGRSGAVLADVLWDAGVPHSLLQLVDLDVDQLGRDLVAHPTVDRVLLTGTTDTARSFRWWRAGLPLTAATSSRNTVVVTPSADLDQAAQDVVHSAFGQAGQDRATAPLVVLVGSVVESERFRRQLVDATRTLRVAWPHDPTAQVGPLVSEPSGAVLRALTELGPGESWLVQPAPLDDTGRLWSPGIRDGVRPGSAFHHDVAAAPVLGILHVETLEQAIAVQNGPDSGLVAGLHSLDVDEVGTWVASVQAGELVVNRRTTGAVVGRRPTGGWKASSVGPGAQTGGPLDVATLGRWESVPRSVHKSIQLTGLPSRVTALIEAARSGLSFEEFDHVRAGALSDVRARQSLYGRSQDPTGLGVERNVHRWRPRSVVVRHAEGAPTGALVRTLVAATSARAHVLLSTARPLPGPLTQLLAGPRSPLDVVDHLVESDEDFLGRAASGAVFRSDWSTGDEPQDALEAVLAQTEGQDRPTTAAFGGPGARIRIVGGDPLALEEALGASVDVDVVDAPVVESGVVEMLHYLREQSIAITAHRFGDVDPAFAALRV, translated from the coding sequence ATGCCGAGCGCGCGACTGCAGGACTGCACCGACGACGCCGTCGCCCTGGTGCGACGGTGGACGGCGGCGTCCGCGGGACGCAAGCCCGACGCCGGCGCAGCCCGACTGGCCCAGGTGCTCCGGGACGAGCAGGGCCTCGCCTTCACGCGCGGGTTCCTCGACCGGGTGGTCCGGCCGGAGGACCCGCGGGTCGCGGCACGGGTGCTCGAGCAGGTCAGCCAGGACGTGCCGGAGGACCTGGCCTGGTACCTCCGCGGCGCGGTGACCCTCGGTGGCGGCTTCGCGACCATGGCGCCGTGGGCCGTGGTGCCGACCGCGCGCCGGATCCTGCGTCGCGTCGCCGGACACCTCGTCGTCGACGCGACCCCCGCCAAGCTCGGGTCCGCCCTGGCGAAGGTCTGCGGCGCGGGCACCCTGGTCGAGGTCGACCTGCTCGGCGACGCCGTCCTCGGCAGCGCCGAGAGCGACCGACGGCTGCAGGCGACCGTGGAGCTGCTCGAACGACCGGACGTGGACCGCGTGGCGGTCTCGCTGCGCAGCGTCGTGCCGCAGCTCGCGCCGTGGGCCCCCGACCGGACCGTCGAGCGCGCGGTCGACCGGCTCGTGCCGCTGTTCCGGGCGGCTGCCGCTCCGATGGCGCTCGGTCGGCCCGCCGGCGCGGTCACCCTGCAGGCCGGCCTGCACGCCGACCAGGCCCTGACGATCGCGGTGTTCCGGGCGCTGCTCGACCGCGACGAGTTCACCGGGCTGCAGGCCGGGATCACGCTCCAGGCCGCCCTGCCGGACACCGCGGCGGCCCTCGACGACCTGACGACGTGGGCGCAGGAGCGTCGGGCACGCGGTGGCGCGCCCGTCACGGTGCGGCTCGTCAAGGGCGCCGAACTCCCCACCGAACGGGTCGAGTCCGTCCTGCGCGGCTGGCCGCTCGCCACGTGGGGATCCAAGCGCGAGACCGACACCGCGTACCTCCGGCTGCTCGACGCCGCCCTGACGCCGGAGCGGATCGACGCCGTGCGGGTCGAGGTCGGCAGTCACAACCTGTTCGACCTCGCGACCGCGTGGGTGCTCGCCGGCCGGCGCGGGGTGGCCGACGGGGTCCGGGTCGCGATGCTGCTCGGGATGGGCACGGGCACGACCGACGCCGTGCGCCAGGACGTCGGGCCGATCGTGCTCGGCGTGCCGGTCGTGCAGCCGGACCACTTCGACGCGGCCATCGGGTACCTGGCCCGACGCCTGCAGGAGAACGCCGGTCCCGAGCACTTCGTCGCCGCGATCGGCGCCGGGCCGGTCGACCCCGACGCGCTGGAGCGGCAGACCGCGCGGCACCGCGAGGCCCTCGACGCCCTCGACGAGCCGGTGCCCGCGACCCACCGCACCCAGGACCGCCGACAGCCCCTGGGCAGCCCGACGATCCGGACGGCCTTCGAGAACGCTGCCGACACCGATCCCTCGACCCCGGGCAACCGCGCGTGGGCCGCCGACGTCCTGAGCCGGGTGCCGTCGTCGCGGCTCGGGGTGCAGACCCTGCGCGGCGCCCGGACCGCCGACCGGTCGAAGCTCGAGCGGATCGTCGCGCGCACCGCGCAGGCCGGCGTGAACTGGGGTCGCCAGGATCCAGGGGACCGCGCCGAACTCCTCGACCTGATCGGCCACGAGCTCGCGTCCCGTCGTGCGGACCTGGTCGAGGTGCTCGTCGCCGAGACCGGCAAGACCCTGACCGAGGCGGACACCGAGGTCACCCGGGCGGTCGACCTCGCCCACCACGCGGCGGACCGGGCACGGCACCTCGCCGGGCTCGACGGTGACGGCGCCCGCTTCGTGCCCCCGCGCCTGACCGTCGTCGTCCCGAGCTGGACCGCGCCCGTCGCGATCGCCGCAGCAGGCATCACGGCCGCGCTGGCCGCGGGCAGCGGTGTCGTCCTCAAGCCCTCGCCGCGAGCCGGACGCTCCGGCGCGGTGCTCGCCGACGTGCTCTGGGACGCCGGGGTCCCGCACTCCCTGCTGCAGCTCGTCGACCTCGACGTCGACCAGCTCGGCCGTGACCTCGTGGCGCACCCGACCGTCGACCGCGTGCTCCTGACGGGGACGACCGACACCGCGCGCTCGTTCCGCTGGTGGCGGGCGGGTCTGCCGCTCACCGCGGCGACGAGCAGCCGGAACACCGTCGTCGTGACGCCGAGCGCCGACCTCGACCAGGCGGCCCAGGACGTCGTGCACTCCGCGTTCGGCCAGGCGGGCCAGGACCGCGCCACCGCGCCCCTCGTCGTGCTCGTCGGCTCCGTCGTCGAGAGCGAGCGGTTCCGCCGACAGCTCGTCGACGCCACCCGGACGCTCCGGGTCGCGTGGCCGCACGACCCCACCGCCCAGGTCGGTCCGCTCGTCTCGGAGCCGAGCGGTGCGGTGCTCCGCGCGCTCACCGAGCTCGGACCGGGCGAGTCGTGGCTCGTGCAGCCCGCCCCGCTCGACGACACCGGGCGGCTCTGGTCGCCGGGCATCCGCGACGGGGTCCGTCCGGGCAGCGCCTTCCACCACGACGTGGCCGCGGCGCCCGTCCTGGGGATCCTGCACGTCGAGACCCTCGAGCAGGCGATCGCGGTGCAGAACGGCCCCGACTCCGGGCTCGTCGCCGGGCTCCACTCGCTGGACGTCGACGAGGTCGGCACCTGGGTGGCGTCGGTCCAGGCCGGCGAACTCGTCGTCAACCGTCGGACCACCGGTGCCGTCGTGGGTCGGCGTCCGACCGGCGGCTGGAAGGCCTCGTCGGTCGGTCCCGGCGCCCAGACCGGCGGTCCGCTCGACGTCGCGACGCTCGGCCGGTGGGAGTCCGTCCCGCGCAGCGTGCACAAGAGCATCCAGCTCACCGGGCTGCCGTCGCGCGTGACGGCCCTCATCGAGGCGGCCCGCAGCGGCCTGTCGTTCGAGGAGTTCGACCACGTCCGCGCCGGCGCCCTGAGCGACGTGCGCGCCCGTCAGTCGCTGTACGGCCGCTCGCAGGACCCGACCGGCCTCGGCGTCGAGCGGAACGTCCACCGCTGGCGTCCCCGGTCGGTCGTCGTCCGGCACGCCGAGGGTGCTCCGACGGGTGCCCTGGTCCGGACGCTCGTCGCCGCGACCTCGGCGCGCGCCCACGTCCTGCTGAGCACGGCACGTCCCCTGCCCGGCCCCCTCACCCAGCTGCTCGCCGGACCCCGGTCACCGCTCGACGTCGTCGACCACCTCGTCGAGTCCGACGAGGACTTCCTGGGCCGTGCGGCGTCCGGCGCCGTCTTCCGCAGCGACTGGAGCACGGGCGACGAGCCGCAGGACGCGCTCGAGGCCGTGCTCGCCCAGACCGAGGGCCAGGACCGCCCGACGACCGCGGCGTTCGGCGGCCCGGGCGCCCGCATCCGGATCGTCGGGGGCGATCCCCTCGCGCTCGAGGAAGCCCTCGGCGCGAGCGTGGACGTCGACGTGGTGGACGCCCCGGTCGTCGAGTCCGGCGTCGTCGAGATGCTGCACTACCTGCGGGAGCAGTCGATCGCGATCACCGCGCACCGCTTCGGCGACGTCGACCCGGCCTTCGCGGCGCTCCGTGTCTAA
- a CDS encoding tyrosine-protein phosphatase, with the protein MSNASGPARPGNLRRLVADGLVNARDLGGLPRRDGTTTPTGRVFRSENVDRLTAEGWRAVHDAGIRTIVDLRAPDERARDERPRPSWVTTVAIDHDGRDDAPAFWDRYWENGLVATPLYYGAHLRELPERTGAALAAIADAGPGGVLFHCAAGRDRTGVVALALLTIADVEPEAIVADHLVSVTDLAALWATLGVPDQQVRIDALCAEHGTTSADAFRAALAAFDVDGFVASSGLDDDRLEALRTFRARVT; encoded by the coding sequence GTGTCTAACGCGTCCGGACCCGCCCGGCCCGGGAACCTGCGCCGGCTCGTCGCCGACGGTCTCGTGAACGCCCGCGACCTCGGCGGCCTGCCGCGACGGGACGGCACGACGACCCCGACCGGCCGCGTGTTCCGCTCCGAGAACGTCGACCGGCTGACGGCGGAGGGCTGGCGCGCGGTGCACGACGCCGGGATCCGGACGATCGTCGACCTCCGGGCGCCCGACGAGCGTGCACGGGACGAGCGCCCGCGGCCGTCCTGGGTCACGACGGTCGCGATCGACCACGACGGTCGCGACGACGCCCCGGCGTTCTGGGACCGCTACTGGGAGAACGGTCTCGTCGCGACGCCGCTGTACTACGGCGCGCACCTCCGCGAGCTGCCCGAGCGCACCGGGGCCGCCCTCGCCGCGATCGCGGACGCGGGCCCGGGTGGCGTGCTGTTCCACTGCGCCGCCGGCCGGGACCGCACGGGCGTGGTCGCGCTCGCCCTCCTGACGATCGCCGACGTCGAGCCCGAGGCGATCGTCGCCGACCACCTGGTCAGCGTCACGGACCTCGCCGCCCTGTGGGCGACGCTCGGGGTGCCGGACCAACAGGTGCGCATCGACGCGCTCTGCGCGGAGCACGGCACGACGTCCGCCGACGCGTTCCGCGCGGCGCTGGCGGCGTTCGACGTCGACGGGTTCGTCGCGTCGTCAGGACTCGACGACGACCGACTGGAGGCCCTGCGCACGTTCCGCGCGCGCGTCACGTGA